GGATAACGCCTATGAGGACGGCGCCATGACTGATCTGGCGCTGTCGCAGCTTGAGCATCTGGCGCACGGATCAAAACCTTTTTGGATGGCGCTCGGCTTTCACAAACCACATCTGCCTTTCAACGCTCCTGCCAGATACTGGCGTCTGTATGATCCCCAGCACATACGCTTGGCGGATAACCCATTCCTTCCCCGCAATGCAACCCCGTTCACGCGCTTCAATTTCAGCGAGCTGCGCAACTACGTGGGCATTCCCCCGGGCACTCAGCCCCTGCCCGATGATCTCGCGCTTCAACTGGTGCATGGCTATTACGCCTGCGTGTCCTACGTGGATGCCCAGATCGGCCGGCTGCTGCAGGCGCTGGACCGCCTCAAGCTGCGGGAAAAAACCGTCATCGTCCTCTGGGGCGACCATGGCTGGAAGCTGGGCGAACACGGCTTGTGGGGCAAGCACACGCCATTTGAATGGGACTGCCGCGCGCCACTGATTATCAGCGCCCCGCACTTGCCGGCAAAAGGGCAACGGACCCGCACGCTGGTCGAGTTCGTGGATCTTTATCCCACCCTGTGCGATCTCTGCGGTTTAACCAAGCCCGACCATCTGCAGGGCGACAGCTTGATGCCGCTGTGGCAGAATCCCTTCCGACCATGGAAGCGCGCCGCTTTCACCCAATGGCCGAAAAAGGACCGGGATGACCCGGACAAGCTCATCACCGGCTATGCCATCAAGACCGATCGCTATCGCTATATCGAATGGACGCGCGTCAAAACGCTAACCATATTGG
This portion of the bacterium genome encodes:
- a CDS encoding sulfatase, whose protein sequence is MNSTRRAFLQSLAVGAVSLAAPHRLFSAERAAERMNVLFITVDDLRPQLGCFGQSQMISPNIDRLADEGLLFERAYCQQPICMASRASLLSGYRPEHGRIYTCASLHTLLPDALSLNRHFEQNGYDIWASGKIYHHAEDHQHQFGSRWQNPVGNWVGRGYLTPEAISAVRENESRHASDLTAAGGRGPAFEAAEVEDNAYEDGAMTDLALSQLEHLAHGSKPFWMALGFHKPHLPFNAPARYWRLYDPQHIRLADNPFLPRNATPFTRFNFSELRNYVGIPPGTQPLPDDLALQLVHGYYACVSYVDAQIGRLLQALDRLKLREKTVIVLWGDHGWKLGEHGLWGKHTPFEWDCRAPLIISAPHLPAKGQRTRTLVEFVDLYPTLCDLCGLTKPDHLQGDSLMPLWQNPFRPWKRAAFTQWPKKDRDDPDKLITGYAIKTDRYRYIEWTRVKTLTIL